A portion of the Streptomyces erythrochromogenes genome contains these proteins:
- a CDS encoding DedA family protein produces the protein MFETLGSLTASPWIYALVALSVVLDVFLPVLPSGVLVITAAAAAAAAGAAGPVPVPGPEQVPDILLLLVIATTASVLGDMAAYRLGRRGGARLDRAIARSRRLTRAQERLGTALARGGGALVVIARFAPAGRSVVSLGAGKTQRKVAEFLPWSVLAGMAWAGYSVALGYFGTQWLGTQWLGTAVSIVALFAAGALAAFLVRRPPSAPAATPAA, from the coding sequence TTGTTTGAGACTTTGGGGTCGCTGACCGCGAGTCCATGGATCTACGCCCTGGTGGCGCTGTCCGTCGTGCTCGACGTCTTCCTTCCGGTGCTGCCGAGCGGGGTCCTGGTGATCACCGCAGCGGCGGCAGCGGCGGCAGCCGGGGCTGCGGGGCCGGTGCCGGTTCCGGGGCCCGAGCAGGTGCCGGACATCCTGCTCCTGCTCGTGATCGCGACGACGGCGTCGGTGCTGGGCGACATGGCTGCGTACCGGCTGGGCCGGCGCGGCGGGGCCCGGCTGGACCGGGCCATCGCCCGCTCCCGTCGACTCACGCGCGCCCAGGAGCGCCTGGGCACGGCCCTCGCGCGCGGTGGCGGCGCCCTCGTGGTGATCGCCCGCTTCGCCCCGGCGGGCCGCTCGGTGGTGTCCCTGGGCGCGGGCAAAACCCAGCGCAAGGTGGCGGAGTTCCTGCCCTGGTCGGTCCTGGCGGGCATGGCGTGGGCCGGCTACAGCGTGGCCCTCGGCTACTTCGGCACCCAGTGGCTGGGTACCCAGTGGCTCGGCACCGCGGTGTCGATCGTCGCCCTCTTCGCCGCGGGCGCCCTCGCGGCCTTCCTCGTACGCCGCCCGCCCTCGGCTCCGGCCGCGACTCCTGCGGCGTAA
- a CDS encoding 50S ribosomal protein bL37, translating to MAKRGNKKRARKKKKANHGKRPNA from the coding sequence ATGGCCAAGCGAGGCAACAAGAAGCGGGCCCGCAAGAAGAAGAAGGCCAACCACGGCAAGCGTCCCAACGCCTGA
- a CDS encoding HNH endonuclease family protein yields the protein MPNVYARRVGVLASAAALAALTSLLNAPTALAAPPAPMSASAARAYLATVTPKTEGSTSGYSRDLFPHWSTVSGSCNTRETVLKRDGVNVVQDASCAAVSGSWYSEYDGATWTVASDLDIDHVVPLAEAWRSGANSWTTSKRQQFANDLTRPQLIAVTDNVNQAKGDLDPGKWLPSRTSYRCTYARMWVNVKQYYGLSMDSGEKTALVNVLNGC from the coding sequence ATGCCCAACGTCTACGCGCGTCGAGTTGGCGTGCTCGCGTCAGCAGCTGCGCTGGCGGCGCTCACCTCCCTCCTCAACGCCCCGACCGCCCTGGCCGCCCCGCCCGCCCCCATGAGCGCCTCGGCCGCCCGCGCGTACCTGGCGACGGTCACCCCGAAGACGGAAGGTTCCACCAGCGGGTACAGCCGCGACCTCTTCCCGCACTGGAGCACCGTCTCCGGCTCCTGCAACACCCGCGAGACCGTGCTGAAGCGCGACGGGGTGAACGTCGTCCAGGACGCCTCCTGCGCCGCCGTGAGCGGAAGCTGGTACTCGGAGTACGACGGCGCCACCTGGACGGTCGCCTCCGACCTCGACATCGACCACGTCGTCCCGCTCGCCGAGGCCTGGCGTTCCGGTGCCAATTCCTGGACCACGAGCAAGCGCCAGCAGTTCGCCAACGACCTCACGCGCCCACAGCTCATCGCGGTCACCGACAACGTCAACCAGGCCAAGGGCGACCTCGACCCCGGCAAGTGGCTGCCCTCGCGGACGTCCTACCGCTGTACGTACGCACGGATGTGGGTCAACGTGAAGCAGTACTACGGTCTGAGCATGGACTCCGGCGAGAAGACGGCCCTGGTCAACGTCCTGAACGGCTGCTGA
- a CDS encoding DUF2277 family protein: protein MCRSIKTLRPPAIPERATEEEIRAAALQYVRKVSGFRVPAAHNREVFDAAVDAVAEATAALLDGVHVRGQAAPA, encoded by the coding sequence ATGTGCCGATCGATTAAGACCCTGCGTCCGCCCGCCATCCCCGAGAGGGCGACCGAGGAGGAGATCCGGGCCGCCGCCCTGCAGTACGTGCGGAAGGTGTCCGGGTTCCGGGTGCCCGCCGCGCACAACCGCGAGGTCTTCGACGCGGCGGTGGACGCCGTCGCCGAGGCCACCGCGGCCCTGCTCGACGGGGTGCACGTACGGGGGCAGGCCGCCCCCGCGTGA
- a CDS encoding alkaline phosphatase D family protein: protein MAGLRLGPLLRHVDWDTGAAATIWVEADRPCTAEVRCTGGAGGSARTFQIAGHHYALVPVTGLTPGATTPYEVLLDGRQVWPLPDSGFPPSTITTPAVAGAGRPAPGPGLRVTFGSCRQAAPPAGRHGPHGADALDTLAARLAADPEAERPDLLLLLGDQVYADALSRETRQWLAARRDLREAPGAQVADYEEYTRLYYESWLDPEIRWLLSTVPSLHIFDDHDVIDDWNTSAAWLAEMRATPWWRERVLSGLMSYWVYQHLGNLSAAELAADGLYRAVREDPDGTDALRAFASAADADPATVRWSYRRDFGRTRLLMVDTRAARVLAEDGRAMLDPAEQQWLRENALAGHGGYDHLLIGSSLPWLMPPLIHDAETWNAALCRGDRGPRWARIGEDLRRRSDLEHWAAFPASFAALTDLIEEVGTGPRAPATVCVLSGDVHHAYVAEPRIPSTARVFQLTCSPVHNSIHTVVKWGFRLGWSRTGRWLGRGFSLHGRTGRPPLNWRRTGGPWFGNQLMTLALSGRTARLRLEQARKKRGRAELVTVLDRELTAAE, encoded by the coding sequence ATGGCCGGATTGCGTCTGGGGCCGCTGCTGCGCCACGTCGACTGGGACACGGGCGCTGCGGCCACGATATGGGTCGAGGCCGACCGCCCGTGCACGGCCGAAGTGCGGTGCACCGGCGGGGCCGGCGGCAGCGCGCGGACCTTCCAGATAGCCGGACACCACTACGCGCTGGTGCCGGTGACCGGCCTGACCCCGGGCGCCACGACGCCGTATGAGGTGCTGCTCGACGGCCGGCAGGTGTGGCCGCTGCCCGACAGCGGCTTCCCGCCGAGCACGATCACCACTCCGGCCGTGGCGGGAGCGGGCAGGCCCGCGCCCGGGCCCGGGCTGCGCGTCACCTTCGGCTCCTGCCGGCAGGCCGCGCCGCCCGCCGGCCGTCACGGGCCGCACGGCGCGGACGCGCTCGACACCCTCGCGGCGCGGCTGGCCGCCGACCCCGAGGCGGAGCGCCCGGACCTCCTGCTCCTGCTCGGCGACCAGGTGTACGCCGACGCCCTGTCGCGGGAGACCCGGCAGTGGCTGGCCGCCCGCCGGGATCTGCGGGAGGCGCCCGGCGCCCAGGTCGCGGACTACGAGGAGTACACCCGGCTCTACTACGAGTCGTGGCTCGACCCGGAGATCCGCTGGCTGCTCTCCACGGTGCCGAGCCTGCACATATTCGACGACCACGACGTCATCGACGACTGGAACACGAGCGCGGCGTGGCTCGCGGAGATGCGGGCGACCCCGTGGTGGCGGGAGCGCGTGCTCAGCGGCCTGATGTCGTACTGGGTGTACCAGCACCTGGGCAATCTCTCGGCCGCCGAGCTGGCGGCGGACGGGCTGTACCGAGCGGTCCGCGAGGACCCCGACGGCACGGACGCCCTCCGGGCCTTCGCGTCCGCGGCGGACGCCGACCCTGCCACGGTGCGCTGGAGCTACCGGCGCGACTTCGGGCGGACCAGGCTGCTGATGGTGGACACCCGGGCGGCCCGGGTACTGGCCGAGGACGGGCGGGCGATGCTCGATCCGGCGGAGCAGCAGTGGCTTCGGGAGAACGCCCTCGCCGGGCACGGGGGCTATGACCACCTGCTGATCGGGTCCTCGCTGCCCTGGCTGATGCCGCCGCTGATCCATGACGCGGAGACGTGGAATGCGGCGCTGTGCCGCGGGGATCGCGGGCCGCGGTGGGCTCGGATCGGTGAGGATCTGCGGCGGCGCAGCGATCTGGAGCACTGGGCGGCGTTCCCGGCGTCGTTCGCGGCGCTGACGGATCTGATCGAGGAAGTGGGGACGGGGCCCCGGGCGCCGGCGACGGTGTGCGTGCTGTCGGGGGACGTGCACCACGCGTATGTGGCCGAGCCTCGAATACCGAGTACGGCGCGGGTGTTCCAGCTGACCTGCTCACCGGTTCACAATTCCATTCATACCGTGGTGAAGTGGGGGTTCCGGCTGGGCTGGTCGCGGACGGGCCGCTGGCTGGGGCGCGGTTTCTCCCTGCACGGGCGGACGGGACGGCCGCCGCTGAACTGGCGTCGTACGGGGGGTCCCTGGTTCGGGAACCAGCTGATGACGCTGGCGTTGTCCGGGCGGACGGCGCGGTTGCGGCTGGAGCAGGCGCGCAAGAAGCGAGGGCGGGCGGAATTGGTGACGGTGCTGGACCGGGAGCTCACGGCGGCGGAGTAG
- a CDS encoding TRADD-N-associated membrane domain-containing protein, translating into MGDWLAWGAVAAAVVAAVLVMVVTERSLGGGFERKRNEERERLLAHLGTETAGPTIALPGPRKFEDVGGIRTPHPQAELGDRRDDFTPILVEYYAYGLTQARSSFGTSQRFAGAGAAILLLGIGLAVRKAEAGGELYLGIVTSATGLVTTLIGQLFHRRADIALQHMADQTAALRDDRRAAETTQQAIGLLESVGDPELRARLQAGLIMKLSGAELPR; encoded by the coding sequence ATGGGCGACTGGCTCGCATGGGGCGCGGTGGCCGCGGCAGTGGTCGCGGCCGTGCTGGTAATGGTGGTCACGGAGCGCTCCCTGGGCGGGGGCTTCGAGCGGAAACGGAACGAGGAGCGGGAGCGGCTGCTCGCCCACCTCGGCACCGAAACCGCCGGGCCGACCATCGCCCTACCCGGCCCCCGGAAGTTCGAGGACGTCGGCGGCATCCGGACCCCGCACCCGCAGGCGGAACTCGGTGACCGGCGGGACGACTTCACCCCGATCCTCGTGGAGTACTACGCCTACGGGCTCACGCAGGCGCGCAGCAGCTTCGGAACGAGCCAGCGCTTCGCCGGCGCCGGCGCGGCGATCCTGCTCCTCGGCATCGGGCTCGCCGTCCGGAAGGCGGAAGCCGGCGGGGAGCTGTACCTCGGCATCGTCACCAGCGCGACGGGCCTGGTCACGACCCTGATCGGGCAGCTCTTCCACCGCCGGGCCGACATCGCGCTGCAGCACATGGCCGACCAGACCGCCGCGCTGCGCGACGACCGCCGGGCCGCCGAGACGACCCAGCAGGCCATCGGGCTGCTGGAATCGGTCGGCGACCCGGAACTGAGGGCCCGCCTCCAGGCCGGTCTGATCATGAAGCTTTCCGGGGCCGAACTGCCCCGGTGA